The window AATTATCATAGTGTGAGTCCTTTGAACTATCACTATAAAAATTAATATTAGGTATTATTTTACGTAGATCTTCCTTTGAAACTTCTTTGTCAATACCTAAAAAAGCAAGCATTTGCAAGTTATTAATACTTGAACGAAAATCTCCTGCTGAAAATCTTGCTAAATCTAGTAATCTTTCCTTTGAAATTTGAAGTTTAGGAAAATATTTAGTCGCAACATTAGAAAGTCCATCAACTAATTCTTCTTCAGTAAGTTTATAAAATTGTAGAATTTGCATTCTACTTCGCAAAGCAGGATTCACCTTAAAATAAGGATTTTCGGTTGTTGTAGCATAAACAGTGATTTTGTCAAATTCTAAATATGAAAGTAAAATATCTTGCTTATCTTTATTAAGACGATGAATTTCATCAATAATTAATAATTCATTATTTTCTAATAACTTAACTAAATCTGCTTTTGAATTAACGCTTGCGTTAAAATAATCATACTTGAGACCTAAATCATTAGCTAGCGCTATAGCACTAGAAGTTTTACCAATTCCGCTTTCACCATAGAAAATAAAATTAGTTCCTAATTTATTTTTGACAATTTGGTTAAAAAGATCTTTAAGATGTTGCTGTCCAATGATTTCATCAATCGTTTTTGGACGAATTTCATTTGCTAAATTTTTGTTCATAATCTACTTAAAATTAATTTTATATTATTCTTAATATTTTAATGAATTCTTATCAAGAAAGTATTAAATAAACTTATTTATTTGAGAAAACTAATAAAAGAAATCTTTTTCTAATATAATTTAAAACATGAATAAAGATAAAATTAAAAATTTTTCCATTATTGCACATATTGATCACGGTAAAAGCACTTTAGCAGACCGTATTTTAGAATACACAGGAACAGTAAGTAATCGTGAACTTAAAGACCAGTTTCTTGATTCAATGGATCTTGAACAAGAAAGAGGGATTACAATCAAATTAAATGCTGTACAACTAAAATATAAAGATTACACTTTTCATTTAATTGATACTCCTGGACATGTCGATTTTACTTATGAAGTTTCTCGTTCGTTAGCAGCAAGCGAAGGTGCTCTTTTATTGGTTGATGCAACACAAGGTATTGAAGCTCAAACATTAGCCAATGTGTATTTAGCAATAGAAAATAATTTAGAAATCATACCAGTAATAAACAAAATTGATCTACCTAGTGCTAATGTAGATGAAGTAAAACAAGAAATCGAAGACGTTATTGGAATTCCAACAGAAAATGCTGTTTTAGTTAGTGCTAAAACAGGACAGGGTGTTCATGAATTACTAGATGCAATTGTAAAATATATTCCTGCTCCGCGTGATGCTGATGACAACAAACCATTAAAAGCATTAATTTTTGATAGCTATTTTGATGCATATCGTGGTGTAGTTATGCTAGTAAGAATCTTCGAAGGTAAATTAAAACCAGGTGATAAATTCATTTTTATGTCACGTAAAAAAGAAGAACAAGATTATCACGTAATTGATCTTGGGGTAAGAAATCCACACGAAACTAAAAAAGATTGTCTTGAAGCTGGTGAAGTTGGTTGAGTTTCTGCAGCTATACGTGATGCAAAAGAAGTTCACGTTGGAGATACAATTACTCTTGCTAATAATCCAACAGACAAGCCTTTAGCTGGTTACAAAAAAATGAAGCCCGTTGTTTTCACTGGTTTTTATCCAATTGACACTAGAGATTATTCTCTTTTAAAAGAGAGCCTTGAAAAAATATCATTAAGTGACTCATCAATTACATGAGAACAAGAAACTTCTAAAGCACTAGGATTTGGATTTAGAGTAGGATTTTTAGGTCTACTTCACATGGAAATTCTCCAAGAAAGATTAGATAGAGAATATAAAGTAGGGATCATTGCTACAGCTCCTTCTGTTGAATATTTAGTTTATATGACAAATGGAAATATAGAAAAAATTTCAAATCCAACAATGCTTCCTGACCGAACTTTTATTGATAAAATTGAAGAACCTTATATTGAAGCTAATATTTTTATTCCAAACGAATATATTGGAAATGTTATGGAGCTTTGTCAAAATAAAAGAGGAATTTACAAATCTCTTGAATCTATTGATGCTAAACGTTCAAGAGTGGTTTATGAACTACCGTTAGCTGAAACGATTTTTGATTTCTTTGATCGTTTAAAATCGAGCACAAAAGGTTACGCTTCATTCGAATATGAATGAATTGGATACCGTGAAAGTGATCTTGTTAAAGTCGATATTTTACTTAACGGAGATAAAGTTGATGCCTTTTCAATAATCACACACAGAGATAAAGCATATGAAAGTTCAAGAGAACTTTGTAAAAAATTAAAAGATGCTATTCCAAGACAAAACTTTGAAGTTCCAGTTCAAGCAACAATTGGTGGAAAAATTATTGCTAGAGAAACAATTAAAGCATATCGTAAAGATGTTACCGCAAAACTTTATGGTGGAGATGTTACACGTCGTCAAAAGCTTCTTAAAAAACAAAAAGAAGGTAAAAAACGTATGAAAAAACTAGGAACAATCGAAGTTCCACAAGAAGCATTTTTATCAATTTTAAAGACAAATATCGAGCCAAAATAATTTAATTAAGCACCTAAAATTAGGTGTTTTTTTAATTTTAATTAAGACTAAAATAGCACAAAAAAGAGATGCTTTTCTAATCAAAAAAACATATTTTATTTATTTGTTTTTACAAAAAAATTTTTTATAATTAAAAAGCAATATAAAACTATTGCCACGTGGGAGATATTTCTAGGAAAATATCGTTAGACCACAATATCGAAAGGATACATTTAAAATGGCAAAAAAAGAAATTCAAAGAATTGCTAAATTAGAGTTCATTGCCGGGCAAGCTAAACCAGGGCCAGCTCTTGCTGGTGTTGGTGTTAACATGCCTGAATTCACTAGAGCTTTTAATGACGCAACAAGAGATAGAGGAAACGAACCAGTTCCAGTACAAATTACAGTTTACAAAGACAAAACATTCGAATTTAAATTATTCACAGCTCCTGCTTCATTCAAAATCAAACAAGCTGCAAAAATCAAATCAGGTGCTTCAAATGCTAAAACAACTGTTGTAGCTACAATTTCAAAAGATCAACTCAGAGAAATTGCAGAATACAAATTACCTGACTTAAATACAGATGATGTAGATGCTGCTATGGCAACAATCGCTGGTACAGCTAAACAAATGGGAGTTTTAGTAGAAGGATACGACGATATTTTCAAAGCTAAAGCTGCTGCTAAAGCTGCTGCTAAAGCTGCTAAAGCTGCTAAAGCTAAAGAAGCTGCTCTTGCAGAAGATTTAGAAAACTTAAAAGAAACAAAAGGTCAAGCTATTGAAGTTACAACAATTAGAGATGAAGAAAAATCAAGAGAAGAAGGAGAAGAATAATAATGGCTAGAAAACTTTCTAAAAATTTAAGAGAAGCTAGAGCTTCTTTTGATAGAACAGTAGCTTACGAACTTGCGGAAGCTATTGAACTTGCTAAAAAAACTTCTTACGCTAAATTTGACGCTTCAATCGATTTAGCTTTCAACCTTAACCTTGATGTTAGAAAAGCTGACCAACAATTACGTGGTGCTGTTTTACTGCCAAACGGAACAGGAAAAACAGTTAGAGTATTAGTTGCTACAAACAACCCTGAAAAAGCTAAATTAGCTAAAGAAGCTGGTGCAGATATGGTATTAGATGGACAAGCAGTTGAACAAAAAATCAAAGAAGATGACTTTGATTTTGATGTTATGGTTGCTGATCCTACAATGATGCCTTTACTTGGAAAATACGGAAAAAAACTTGGACCTAAAGGTTTAATGCCAAACCCTAAAACAGGTACAGTTACTCCTACTCCAGAAAAAGCTGTTGAAGAACTTAAAAAAGGTAAAGCAAACTACCGTACAGATAAAGCTGGTATTGTACACTCTCTTATCGGAAAATCAAGCATGTCAACTGAAGCTTTAGTTGAAAATGCTAAAACACTTATCACATTAATTAAAAGATTAAAACCTGCAGCTGTTAAAGGAACATACATTCTTAACTTAACAGTTTCAGCATCAATGGGACCAAGTGTTAAAATTAAACTTGAAAAATAATTCATTTTAAAAGCAGCATGAATTGCTGTTTTTTTTACTTTTTTAAAGTATAGTGTAACAAGAATTTAAAAATCTAATATAATTAAAAAATACTATTTAAAAAGTAATAAATAAAAAACCTTAAGGAGAAATATGGCTTTAAAAGCAGGAATTGTAGGATTACCAAACGTTGGAAAAAGTACACTTTTTAGTGCTATTACAAAGAAAAAAGTGGAAGCATCAAATTATGCTTTCACAACTATTGAACCTAACATTTCATCTGTTCCACTTCTTGATAAAAGATTACAACAAATTGCCAAAATTATTAATCCAGATAAAATAGTTTATGCAACATTTGATTTTGTCGATATTGCTGGATTGGTACAAGGAGCTTCAAAAGGTGAAGGACTTGGAAATAAATTTTTAGCAAATATTCGTGAGGTGGACGCAATTATTCATGTTGTAAGATGTTTTGAAAATAAAAATATCATGCACGTTGCAAATAGTGTTGACCCTGTTAGGGACAAAGAAGTTATCAATTATGAACTTTTACTTGCTGATTTAGAAACTATCAATAATGTTTTAAATCGTGTTGCGAAAAAAGCTAAATCAGGAGATAAAGAAGGTATTTTAGAGCAAAATACAGCTTTAAAAGTTAAAGAAGCACTTGAACAAAATATTCCTGCTAGAGAACTTGATTTAGACGAAAACGAACAAAAAATCATCAAAGGATATCATTTATTAACTTTTAAACCTATTATTTATGTAGCAAATTTAAGTAACGATCAATTTGCAAATTACCAAAATGATCCGCTCTTTATAGCATTAAAAAATTCACTTAAAGACTATGAAAAAATCATTCCTATTTGTGTGCAATTAGAAAGCGAATTAATCGAAATTGAAGAGGAAGAAGAAAAACAAGAATTACTAGCAATGTATGGAATTGAAATTAGCGGACTTGATGTTTTAACAAGAGAAGCTTTTGATTTATTAAACTTACAAACTTATTTTACAGCAGGTAAAATAGAAGCCCGTGCATGAGTATTTCACAAAGGTTGAGCTGCACCAAGATGTGCTGGTGTAATTCATACTGATTTTGAAAAGAAATTTATTAAAGCTGATGTAATTTCTTTTGCTGACTTTATCGAATTTCAAGGTGAGCAAGGTGCAAAAAATGCTGGAAAATTACGTTCAGAAGGAAAAAATTATATAATGCAAGATGGTGACATTTGTCATTTCAAATTTGGTAAATAACCATCTTTTTTGGGGGTTTAGTATAATGGCAATATAGTGGTCTCCAAAACCAATGATAAGGGTTCGATTCCTTTAACCCCCGCCAAACTTTCAAACCAAAAATTGACTTATTCAAAAGAATAAGTTTTTTTATTGCTCTAAAAATTAAAAAAAGTAGATATCAAGTGATATCTACTAGGTCATTTCTGAAATGGGGCGATTGACGGGATTCGAACCCGCGAATGACGGGACCACAACCCGCTGTGTTAGCCACTTCACCACAATCGCCATAAATGTAAATATATTATATATTAAATAAAAAAAATGTCAAGTTTTTTACCGAAAGTAATTTTGCTAAAAGAAAAGCAAAAGTGCTATAATTTAAATTAAATATATAAATATATTTAATTTTATTTCAAAAAGGAGTCAAAATGAGCGAAGTAAAAAAACAATCTTATGATGCTAGCAATATTAAGTTTTTAGAAGGGTTAGAGCACGTTCGTTTAAGACCTGGTATGTATATCGGGACTACAGCTAAAGCTGGTTTACACCATCTTGTTTGAGAAATTGTAGATAACTCAGTCGATGAAGCTATGGCTGGCTTTGCTAAAAACATTAACATCACAATCACAAGAGAAGAAAGTATTAGAGTAGAAGATGATGGACGCGGTATTCCGGTTGGACCTCATCCAAAATTCGGAATCAGTGCATTAGAAGTTGTTTTAACAAAACTAAATGCTGGTGGGAAATTCGAATCAAACGCTTATAAAGTAAGTGGTGGATTACACGGTGTTGGTGCTAGTGTTGTTAATGCTTTAAGTGACTGACTAAAAGCTTGAGTTAAAAGAGACGGAAATATTTATTATGCAGAATTTGCTAATGGTGGTAAAACAGTAAAATCAACTGAAATTGTAGGTTCTGTTGCTCCTGGAGTGACAGGTACAACAATTGAGTTTCACCCTGATTTTAAAGTTATGGATAAAGGACTTTTTGATAAAGAACTTATTATTGACCACGCAAAACAAATCGCTCACTTAAATAGAGGACTCTACGTTAGTGTTACAGACGAAAGAGACAACACATTTCAAGAATTTAAATATGATAATGGAATTATTGACTACGTTAAAGAATTAAACGAAGGGTATAATCCAATTAATAAAGATATTATTTATGCTGAAGGTGAATATGAAGTACCTAATAAAAATGGTGATGGGACAATCACAATTGGTGTTGAAGTAGCTTCACAATATTTAAACGACTTTTACCGTAGTAATATTATTTCTTACACAAACAATATTGCAACACATGAAGGTGGAACTCACGTTTCTGGTTTTTATGATTCTTTAATGCGTTTAATTAATAATTATGCAATTGAAAAAGGTTACATTAAAACTGATGCAGAAAAATTTTCTCGTGAAGATTTAACAGAAGGATTAACCGCTGTTATTTCGATTAAACATCCGCAACCTCAATTTGAAGGTCAAACAAAAGGTAAACTTGGTTCTAAAGATGCTAGAATGGCAGTAAATAAAGTTTATTCAGAAGTTTTCGAAAGAGTACTAAATGAAAATCCTGAACTTGCGAAAAAAATTATTAATATCGCAACAATAGCACGTAAAGGTCGTTTAGCTTCAAATGCAGCTCGTGATAGCGCAAGAAGAAAAAGTGCTTTTGACAATGGTGGACTTCCAGGTAAATTAAGTGATTGTACTTCAAGAAATGCAGAAATTAGTGAACTTTATATTGTCGAAGGGAACTCTGCTGGTGGTAGTGCAAAAATGGGACGTGATCGTAAAACACAAGCCATCTTGCCACTTCGTGGAAAAGTTATTAATGTTGAAAAAGCAAGACAAGAAAAAGTTTTTGAAAACGAAGAAATCGGTTCATTAATTACAGCACTAGGAACAGGGCTTGGAGATACATTTAACATCAATAAATTAAGGTATCACAAAATTGTAATTATGACTGACGCTGACGTGGATGGAGCGCACATTCGTACTTTACTTTTAACATTTTTCTATAGATATTTTAAACCTTTAATTGAATATGGATTTGTTTATATCGCTCAACCTCCACTTTATAAAATTTCACAAAATAAAACAGTTGAATATGCATATAACGATCAACAAAAAGATGAAATAATGAGCAAGTTAAATCCAAACTTAAAAATTAATATTCAACGTTACAAAGGGCTTGGAGAAATGGATCCAGAACAACTTTGAGAAACAACAATGGATCCAGAAAGAAGAAAAATGCTTCAAGTTCAAATCGAAGATGCATATAAAGCAGATTTAGTTTTCACAACTTTAATGGGTGAGCTTGTCGAACCTAGAAAAGAATTCATCGAAAAAAACGCTAAATACGTTAAAAACATCGATTTATAAAAATTTCAAAAGCAATCCTTGTGTTTGCTTTTTTTGTTCTTTTTGTAAGATAAAATTATTAAAAAAGTTTTTCTTATATATAATAAAAACATGAGATTAAGACATGATAAAACAGCACAGGAAGAACTTAATAAATCAGAATTTTATTTAAAGACTTTTCCTGTGCACTTAAAAGAAAATAATGTGTTAGAAATTGGTGCCGGTAAAGGTGAAATGATAACACAATTAGCGCTACAAAATCCTGATATTACTTATTATGCACTTGAAAAATATCCAACAGTAGCTAAAAAAATACTAACAAAAATACAAAAATTAAACATTCACAACTTGTTTATATTAACCGAAGATGCAATTAAGATCCCTGAACTTTTTGTTGGTAAAATAGATACTATTTGACTCACATTTAGTGATCCATGACCTAAAAAAGCGCATACCAAAAGAAGATTAACATATAAAACTTTTTTAGATTTATATAAAACAATTTTGTCAAGTGAAGGTAAATTATATTTTAAAACAGATAATGATAAACTATTTGATTTTTCACTTGAATCATTAAATGAAAACAATTGAGAAATTTTGGATCACACAAGAGATTTGCACCAAAGTAAATATAACGATACAAACATTAAAACTGGTTATGAAACGAAATGATCAGAACAAGGAAAAAACATTAATTTCTTAATAGCAAAACCTAAAAAAGATTAATAAAATGAGCCATTTTGAAAAAAATGGTTTTTCTTTTCAATTAATTTATATGAAAAAATTTCATCTAATCCAATTTAAATGATCTTTGTGCTTACATAAATTACATAAGAGTATATAATAATTATTAATGAAGACAGTCATTTTATGGCTGCTTTATTATTTTTTTATAAATTACTTTTTTTGTAAAAGAAAGGAAAAATTCAATGTTTAATTTCTGAAATAAAAATAATAAAAAAACATTCAAAGAAGACATTGAAGAAGCTTTAATTGAGTTAGATGTTACTAATCGCATCACTAAAAAGCACACAATCTACAAGAGAACCAAAATGTCCAACTTCGGTCTTAAGTTAAGTTCTCTTTATTCTTATATGCCAATTTGAAAAATAACTTTGATAACAGTAATTACTGCTATTTTCTTTGGTGTAATAAGTGTTTTCTTCGTTAAAAATGTTGGTATTTATAATTTTGGTTTAGCTGCCTTTGGTCAAGCTGCTGCTAGAATTTTAATCACACTTCTTAAAGAAGGAACAGTAACTGAAACTGTTCGGAATTTAATTGACCAGTTTGTTTTCTGAATTCTTTATATAATTCTCAGTATTCCGATTTTTATTTTTGGTTACAAAAGAATCGGAAAGCTTTTTACTAATTTAACAGTTTTATTTTTAGCTGTTTCTTCACTTGTTTCTTTCTCAATCGGATTAATTCCTGGTGCTAACCAAGCTTACTTAATTGGAAACTTTCAAAATAGTCAAATCAAAGATGTTTTACCTGGTTTCAAAAAAGCTTTAAGTGGTGTTATACCACTTTTATGAAATGATGGTGGTAATATTATTGCCTTAATGATTTACGCAATAGTCTACGGTTATTTACTTGCTTGAATTTTTGCAATTATTCAAATTATTGGTGGAACAGCAGGTGTTACTGGGGTAATTGGGGAATGATATGCAAATGAAAAACAAAAATCATTTGGTTCAATTTCAGGATACATGAATATTATAATTGTCTTTATTTCTGTTGCCGTTGGTTCATGACTTCCTGGTTCATTATTGCTACAAGAAGCATACAAAACAAACCTTTCAGAAATGAAAAATTTAGTTGAAAACAGCAATGTTGCAGATCAAATTCATTCATTTAAATTCGAAAACCTACTCAGTTTAGACAAATCTACAGTAGAAAGCGCTAAAAATAATCTACAAACAATAATCAGTAAAATAGAACCAGAGTCAGAAGCTGGCTTTGTTATCTCGAATTGATTAGTTTATCGTCTTTCAGAAATAAACGATTCATCTGCGGTAATTAAAATTAGCTCTATTATGGAAAATCTTAATAAAGCAGAAGAATTTAATATTGTTTTAAAACAATATAAAACAATCAAAGAAATTACTGATAATGCTTGAAAATTCTCACTTTATTTATCTCCTAACTTTATTGCAACAATTTTAACAAACGTTGTTTATATTCTTACTTTAAATAAACTTTATCCTAAGTTTAAACTTGTGCGTGTTGAAATCTTTTCAGAAAAATGAAATGAAATTCGTGACTCTATTAATGCAGATTCAAAAATTGTGACCGGAATTACTATCTTTAAAGCTCGTGGTGGATTTAAAGGTAATGAAGTTAATGTTGTAACTTCAATTTCGCTATTTAGACATGTTGTAAGGATTTTAAAAGCAGTGCACAAAATTGATCCCGAAGCATTCGTTTCTATTTCTGATGTTTCAAGTATTGATGGATATGTATATCTACCAGAAAATAAATTCTAAAAATGAGATGAAACTATTTATTTTAGTTTCGTCTTTTTTTATGAAAAACTTGAGTTAACTTATAACTATTCAAACCAATTTTAGTCATTTTAGCATTCTCATAAGATTCTAATGATAATTTATAATACTCAAGCGCAAATGACCCTTTTTGATAATACGGACTTTTTTTCTTATGAACATCCAAATACGCAGGTATAGCTAATCCATTTTTAATGAGTTCTAAATTTAAACTACGAGCGATTTTAGCCTCTTTATTAACATAAGCAACACAAACATCGCGGTTATATTTATCTTTACTAATTACATCTAAATACACTCCAAAATTATGTTTAGCTAAATACTTCTTCACATAGTTTGTCGCTTTTTGTCCAAAATAATTTTCATATTCTGCTAGTTTTTCATCTTTATAAGTTTTATAAACTTCAGGACAATCAATCCCAAAAAGTCTAACAACTTTACTATTATTTATTTCAAAAGTATCGCCATCAATTACTTTTGTAACTATATATTTTTGACGAACAATACTTTGTCCTACTAAAAACCTGTTTTCCTTAAATTTGATAGCACCAAAAATAACACTTAAAAGAACAAAACAAAAACCTAATATACTGATACAAATTTTATTTACTCCAAATCTCATACCATTAAATAGATAAAAAAATCGAGCAAAAAAACTATATTTTTTTAAAATTTTATTCAAAATTATTGAATTTTTGCCTAAAATCAAGGGAGGCACTTTGTTTAATAATTATGAAAATTTGAATATTTTAATAAATATACGCACAAAAGTTGTATAATATTATCAATTATTGTGATTATTATGCCACTTTAAAAAAAGAAAACACCTTTTCGCAGAAGGTGTTTTTTAGTTTAGAAAGAGGAAAAACAAACAAATCTATTTATTAATTCTTAAAATTAGTAATATTATTAGAAAAATTAAGAATAATGTTAAATTGTTCATATTCTCCTTTTTGGTTTTGATTATTGTGATTTTTTTTACCTCCTTCTAGGTTAAAATTTCATCTAAGATCTTTTAACCATTAAATAGATAAAAAAAATAAGAAAATTAAACCAAAAAAGAACTTAAAAAGTTTAAATCTCCTTTTTGAGCAAAATAAAAACCAGCTTTTTCAAACTGGTTTTTTTATTTAGTTAAAATTATTTAACTTCACCAACAACAGTTGTTGTTGAATCGGCAACCATTTTATCATTTGTGAATGAGAAATCTTTGTGTGTTCCACTTTCAAGCACAACACAGATTGCATCTGATTGAATTCCTTTTTCTTTAAGAAATTCTAAATCAACTTTTGCAATTTGTTGTCCTGCTTTAACGTGGTCTCCAACATTAACAAATGATTCAAAACCTTCACCGTTTAATGCAACAGTATCGATTCCGATGTGAATTAATAATTCAACACCTTCTTTTGTTGTAATTCCATAAGCGTGTTTTGTAGGGAATACAAGTTTAACTTCTCCATCAACTGGTGAGTAAACATTACCTACAGTTTCTGCATCAAATTTAACAGCAAAACCATCTCCCATAGCTTTTGTAGAGAATACACCGTCATTTACACGATCTAATGTAAGAATTTCTCCACGAGCAACTGTTTGAATTACAACACCATCAATTAACTGATTGTCGTGTTCTTTTTCGTTTGCTTTTTTAACGCTTTCTACTACATCATTGTTGTTAAATTCTGGATTTTTCGCTAAATAATCTCTAATAAGTTCTCTTTGTGCTTTAATTTTTGAGTTAATTTGATCAGCAGCAGGTCCAAAAATAGCTTGAACATGGTTTGAACCTTCTCATTTAACTCCAGCAGCACCAGCTGCTTTTAATCTATCTTCAGATACTAAAGCAGGATCTTTAATGTCATATCTTAATCTTGAAGCACAATTGTTAAATGTAGTAATGTTGTCAAGTCCACCAAAAGCTAAAACAATTTCTAATGCTTTAGGATCTACTTCACCTAAATCTTCTCTCTTACCTTTTTTATTTGCTAAATAATCAGCTTTTGTAAATAATTTTGTATTTCCACCTCTTCCTGGTGTAGCTAAATTATAACGTTTGATGAAGAATAAGAATCCAAAGAAGTAAATTGGAATGTATCCTAATCCAACTACTAATGTTCATCAGAAGTGTGTCCCTTTAGCAACCGGAATAATTCAGTAGATAAGTAAGTCTAACATACCACCTGAGAATGTCATTGGAATGTGAACACCTAAAAGGTTTGCCAACATGAATGATAGAGCACAGAAGAATGCATGGAATCCTCAGAATAAAACAGGTGATAAGAATAAGAATGTGAATTCAATTGGTTCTGTAACCCCTGTAACAATTGTTGTAACAATCGAAGGAACAACAGTACCAATAGCAACTTTTCTATTTTCTTTTGGAGCAGCTAAAATCATAGCAACTCCAGCTGCAGGTAATCCGAAGATCATGAATGAGAATTTACCATCTAAAAATCTTCCGATTTTAAATCCTAATTGATTTGACACAAAGTCAAATAAAGGAAGTGTGTGAGATTCACCATTAAGTGTTCATGAAACAGTATTTGCTTGACCTAATAAAGTATTTGAAGCAGTTGAATCACCAACAAATTTTGTAGGTTCTTTAGCAACTGCTGCAATAAGTTCAATAAGTCCGTCTCCTGGAACAACTCCTGGATTATTTTCTTGTCATCTAGCTAATGCATCA is drawn from Mycoplasmopsis glycophila and contains these coding sequences:
- the rplK gene encoding 50S ribosomal protein L11, producing MAKKEIQRIAKLEFIAGQAKPGPALAGVGVNMPEFTRAFNDATRDRGNEPVPVQITVYKDKTFEFKLFTAPASFKIKQAAKIKSGASNAKTTVVATISKDQLREIAEYKLPDLNTDDVDAAMATIAGTAKQMGVLVEGYDDIFKAKAAAKAAAKAAKAAKAKEAALAEDLENLKETKGQAIEVTTIRDEEKSREEGEE
- a CDS encoding replication-associated recombination protein A, whose amino-acid sequence is MNKNLANEIRPKTIDEIIGQQHLKDLFNQIVKNKLGTNFIFYGESGIGKTSSAIALANDLGLKYDYFNASVNSKADLVKLLENNELLIIDEIHRLNKDKQDILLSYLEFDKITVYATTTENPYFKVNPALRSRMQILQFYKLTEEELVDGLSNVATKYFPKLQISKERLLDLARFSAGDFRSSINNLQMLAFLGIDKEVSKEDLRKIIPNINFYSDSSKDSHYDNLSAFHKSLRGSDVDASLYYGFLILKSGDIDGLFRRMLCASYEDVGLASPSVALRTETAIRSYERLGEPEGKLAIANAIIDISLAPKSNSAYLALNRVEEVINSGKIYQMPKHLKDAHYSSAQKLGNGIGYLYPHDNKSTHFVKQQYLPNELKGKKFYQPANNKVEISYQNYWENIKKG
- the rplA gene encoding 50S ribosomal protein L1 gives rise to the protein MARKLSKNLREARASFDRTVAYELAEAIELAKKTSYAKFDASIDLAFNLNLDVRKADQQLRGAVLLPNGTGKTVRVLVATNNPEKAKLAKEAGADMVLDGQAVEQKIKEDDFDFDVMVADPTMMPLLGKYGKKLGPKGLMPNPKTGTVTPTPEKAVEELKKGKANYRTDKAGIVHSLIGKSSMSTEALVENAKTLITLIKRLKPAAVKGTYILNLTVSASMGPSVKIKLEK
- the trmB gene encoding tRNA (guanosine(46)-N7)-methyltransferase TrmB, coding for MRLRHDKTAQEELNKSEFYLKTFPVHLKENNVLEIGAGKGEMITQLALQNPDITYYALEKYPTVAKKILTKIQKLNIHNLFILTEDAIKIPELFVGKIDTIWLTFSDPWPKKAHTKRRLTYKTFLDLYKTILSSEGKLYFKTDNDKLFDFSLESLNENNWEILDHTRDLHQSKYNDTNIKTGYETKWSEQGKNINFLIAKPKKD
- the lepA gene encoding translation elongation factor 4, with translation MNKDKIKNFSIIAHIDHGKSTLADRILEYTGTVSNRELKDQFLDSMDLEQERGITIKLNAVQLKYKDYTFHLIDTPGHVDFTYEVSRSLAASEGALLLVDATQGIEAQTLANVYLAIENNLEIIPVINKIDLPSANVDEVKQEIEDVIGIPTENAVLVSAKTGQGVHELLDAIVKYIPAPRDADDNKPLKALIFDSYFDAYRGVVMLVRIFEGKLKPGDKFIFMSRKKEEQDYHVIDLGVRNPHETKKDCLEAGEVGWVSAAIRDAKEVHVGDTITLANNPTDKPLAGYKKMKPVVFTGFYPIDTRDYSLLKESLEKISLSDSSITWEQETSKALGFGFRVGFLGLLHMEILQERLDREYKVGIIATAPSVEYLVYMTNGNIEKISNPTMLPDRTFIDKIEEPYIEANIFIPNEYIGNVMELCQNKRGIYKSLESIDAKRSRVVYELPLAETIFDFFDRLKSSTKGYASFEYEWIGYRESDLVKVDILLNGDKVDAFSIITHRDKAYESSRELCKKLKDAIPRQNFEVPVQATIGGKIIARETIKAYRKDVTAKLYGGDVTRRQKLLKKQKEGKKRMKKLGTIEVPQEAFLSILKTNIEPK
- the ychF gene encoding redox-regulated ATPase YchF — translated: MALKAGIVGLPNVGKSTLFSAITKKKVEASNYAFTTIEPNISSVPLLDKRLQQIAKIINPDKIVYATFDFVDIAGLVQGASKGEGLGNKFLANIREVDAIIHVVRCFENKNIMHVANSVDPVRDKEVINYELLLADLETINNVLNRVAKKAKSGDKEGILEQNTALKVKEALEQNIPARELDLDENEQKIIKGYHLLTFKPIIYVANLSNDQFANYQNDPLFIALKNSLKDYEKIIPICVQLESELIEIEEEEEKQELLAMYGIEISGLDVLTREAFDLLNLQTYFTAGKIEARAWVFHKGWAAPRCAGVIHTDFEKKFIKADVISFADFIEFQGEQGAKNAGKLRSEGKNYIMQDGDICHFKFGK
- a CDS encoding DNA topoisomerase subunit B; amino-acid sequence: MSEVKKQSYDASNIKFLEGLEHVRLRPGMYIGTTAKAGLHHLVWEIVDNSVDEAMAGFAKNINITITREESIRVEDDGRGIPVGPHPKFGISALEVVLTKLNAGGKFESNAYKVSGGLHGVGASVVNALSDWLKAWVKRDGNIYYAEFANGGKTVKSTEIVGSVAPGVTGTTIEFHPDFKVMDKGLFDKELIIDHAKQIAHLNRGLYVSVTDERDNTFQEFKYDNGIIDYVKELNEGYNPINKDIIYAEGEYEVPNKNGDGTITIGVEVASQYLNDFYRSNIISYTNNIATHEGGTHVSGFYDSLMRLINNYAIEKGYIKTDAEKFSREDLTEGLTAVISIKHPQPQFEGQTKGKLGSKDARMAVNKVYSEVFERVLNENPELAKKIINIATIARKGRLASNAARDSARRKSAFDNGGLPGKLSDCTSRNAEISELYIVEGNSAGGSAKMGRDRKTQAILPLRGKVINVEKARQEKVFENEEIGSLITALGTGLGDTFNINKLRYHKIVIMTDADVDGAHIRTLLLTFFYRYFKPLIEYGFVYIAQPPLYKISQNKTVEYAYNDQQKDEIMSKLNPNLKINIQRYKGLGEMDPEQLWETTMDPERRKMLQVQIEDAYKADLVFTTLMGELVEPRKEFIEKNAKYVKNIDL